Part of the Candidatus Brocadia sinica JPN1 genome, CGTAGGAATCCCCAAGCAAGAGGAATCCGCTGTAACCGATGAATTGATTCCCGCCCAAGAGTCCCGGCGCCAACCGTGAACCACCGAACATAAGGCCAAAGCCAAAGAGCCAAAAAACAAATGCACCGACACAAAAATCTATAAAGCTCATGGCCAGATAATTGAGCGTATTCTTCTTTTGAATAAAACCGGCGCCAAGGAACGTAAACCCCGCCTGCATATTAAAAACCAAAAAAGCACTCAGCAATGTCCATGCAAAGTTCACCGAAAATTTCAATCCCTGGATACTTTCGGAATAGGTATTGGCGCCACTCGGGTCCCCGGCAAATACATCGATGACGTGGAAAACCAGCAGGCCACACAGTAGGACGAATAGAAAAGTATATCTCTTCAATTTTCTGCTTCCATGAAAACTGCTGATATTGTCCCGCTAAAAGCGGGACAATATCAGCAACACAACGCCGGACTTTATGACACGGCGCTTAGATTGCCGCCTCGCCAGACTCTTTAGTGCGGATGCGATATACGTTTTCTACGTTGAAAACGAATATCTTTCCATCCCCAATGCTTCCTGTCTGGGATTCATTAATGATCGTATTAACAATTTTATCCACGTCGGTATCCTTAACGGTAATCTCAATTTTGATCTTTGACAGGAGATCAACCCGGTATCTTCTTCCACGCCATACCTCACTGATACCTTTTTGGCTACCATGTCCTTTTACCTCGGTAACAGTCATCCCCGGATATCCCAACTCAGTCAAAGCATCCCTGACGATGTTAAATTTCTCCGGTCTAATTATAGCCTCGATCTTTTTCATGAAAAAACCTCCATCCATTCAAATACTATCTGATTACATTAAAATCACAAATGCAGTCTATTTCCTCATTTTGTCTTGTTTTTTTCCGTCTTTATCCTTGCATACACCCATCGGCCAAGTTTTTCTG contains:
- a CDS encoding P-II family nitrogen regulator — its product is MKKIEAIIRPEKFNIVRDALTELGYPGMTVTEVKGHGSQKGISEVWRGRRYRVDLLSKIKIEITVKDTDVDKIVNTIINESQTGSIGDGKIFVFNVENVYRIRTKESGEAAI